Sequence from the Nitrosospira multiformis genome:
GCAGGTATTGATAGAAGCCAAAGCAGACATCAACGCCAAGACAAGTAACGGCACCACCGCATTGATGCAGGCGTCGCAGAAGGGCCATGGAGAGGTAGTGCGGGAATTGCTTGCCGCCAAAGCTGATGTGAATGCCAGGAGGGGCGATAGCGTCACGGTGTTGATGCAGGCTTCACAGGAAGGGCATCGTCAGATAGTACAAATGCTGCTTACCGCTGGGGCCGATGTGAATGCCCGGCTGGGCAACGGTGCGACGGCGTTGATGCTAGCCTCGCAGATCGGTCATGCAGGCGTGGTACAAATACTGCTCGCAGGCAAGGCCGATGTGAACGCCAAGGCGGGTAATGGCGCGACAGCGCTGATGCTGGCATCGAAGTATCGCCACCAGGACGTCGAAAAACTCCTTAAGGAGGCGGGTGCCAGATAATCCCAAAATCTGGCAATGGCCCCTTCATTTGCCAGCAGCCCGACCAGCAGCCTGTTCCAGGGAGCTTATTCAAGGTCTCTATTGCTGGCAGCCTGTGGAGCTGGAAAAAGCGACGAAATATGTCCGGCCGGACTTTTTGTAGCCGATTTCCTTCAAATCCGACAGCTTGTCAGGTCCAGGAAAGGTCGTATTGTTCCGGAAAAGGGCCGGACTTGTAGTCGATCGGTGCATTGGCCTTGATATTTTGCCGATTCAGGACCTGACGCACCATTTCGGGAATCATGACCATTCCAACGTAGCGTCCCAGGCACTCATGACT
This genomic interval carries:
- a CDS encoding ankyrin repeat domain-containing protein translates to MIGLQKYRHVLSMLLLCASPGTWANMGDSELIAAAGNGNVSRVKTLLATKANVNAKADNGVTALIAASQNGYEEVVQVLIEAKADINAKTSNGTTALMQASQKGHGEVVRELLAAKADVNARRGDSVTVLMQASQEGHRQIVQMLLTAGADVNARLGNGATALMLASQIGHAGVVQILLAGKADVNAKAGNGATALMLASKYRHQDVEKLLKEAGAR